CTACTGCGAACTCCGCAGAGACCCTGCCTGCGGCAGGCAGGCGCATCCAGCGAAGAGACCGGAAATAACGCCCCTTGCGCCCCTGTGCGCAGCACTGGTCGAGAGCACGCCAAAGGCGACGCATCGGGTACACTGCGAGCCTACGAGTACCTACGGAACGGAGTGAATAAACACCCCTGACGGTTCAATTTATTTTGGAATTTGTGCAGTTCTTGGCCGGCCGCCAAAGATTGACAAGGGAGATAAGGAACTGGTATTATATCCCCGGATTATTACTAAAAGGTCTGTTTTAGAAAAACAGCGCCCGGTAATCCGTGATAATAAAGGAAAAGGAGCCAAGGTGTGTGTCACCGGCCCCTGTCACCGGCCCCACCGGCCCTCCTTTAGGCAGTGTGATTCCTGGACCAGGCGATCCGGCATCCACAAGTAAAGACTGTAAATAAAAAATGAGGAATAAAAATGACCAGACACTATAAGATTTGTTTCAATATCTTTACGATGATTATCTTTCCAGTAATGCTAATTTCATGCAGCTTTTTATCTCCATCAGCTGAAGATGTTTGGCAGAGGAACGAAACTGATTTCCGTAAAGATTTGGATGTTTTATATCCCCCAGGAACGTTACGAGATAAAATACTTGAACGAGAGTGGAAACCAAAGGAAACTTGTTATGTTAACCAAGAAAGTATGGGAAATTGGTATATTAATAAATGCGTCCGTACGATTACTGCTGAATTAATGGTTACGCCTGTGCGGTATGATTTTTACTGGGTGCCAAGAATGGGGTATCTTCCAATACCCATAGGGGCAGGATTATGGGGCGATTATATCTTTTATGATAAAAACGATAAAGTTATTAAATCATATCGGCGGTTTTTAGATTAATATTTAATGTATAACTCATCCGATAATATAGAAAAGATAACAGACGCTAACGGCACGCAGATAACGCAGCTTTATGATGATATTAACCGGCTGACCCGCAAGGATATTATTGTCCGGTATTGTCCGGTGACACACACCTTTCCGTGTAACTATTGAATCACTTGACATTCAGGGCACGACTTTTATAGATTCGTTTTACTCACTACAAGTAAAATAGCCATTATGCCTCGACCAGCCCGGACCTCTTAATCCGGTATGCTGTCCTTGGTCTTGAACCACCAGTCCTCCCAGTCCTTCTGGCAGTCCCGGCGCATGTCCCGGTTTAACATCTGGGTTACCCGGGTTGTGTCGTCCTTATTCCGCTTGGTCATCTTCAGGAGTATGTCGTAGGCATACATGGCCGCCCATTCATCAGCCCCGCCGACGGCTTCAATCAAAACCGGGATGGCCTTCTTGCCCTTGGCCATAATCTGTTCCTTAAGCGGCTCAATCTCACGCTGGTTTTTTATGTCCTTGAGAATCGGCTCTATCTCGGCCTTGATTACCTCGTCAATGTCGTCCTTGAGCTTGGGCTTGGATGACTTCTTGGGTTCAGGCGGCGGTGATTTCCGCATCTCCGGAGCCGGTTTTTCCTCGGCCGTCTTTTCCCCGGCCGTCTTCTTGTCCGTCTCGGACTTTTTGGCCGCCTCGGCCTTGGCCTCGGCCTCGGCTTTGGCTTCCGCCTCCACCTTTTTGAGCATGGCCGCTTCCTCGTTGTCCGTTCCGCCGCCTGAGGACAGGGCGATGACAATTACCACTAAAACAACCACGCCTATCCCGATGCCAATAAAAAGAGGCGCCTTGCTCTTCTTCTTTACCGCAACGCCGCCCAGGTCTTCCTCGTCCATATCGCCGGCCGGTTTTCTGGTGGGCAAGCCCTTTCTCAATCCGGATGTCTTTATGCCCATGCCCTTAGCCGGAGGCATCAACCTGGTGGGCGGCTTGGCTCCTCTAATCACGGGCCGGGCCGGCATGGCCGGCGCCGGAGCGGCCGGAACCGGCACGGAATTTATCGTGCCGCACTTCTGGCACTTGAACCTGGCGCCCGGCTGCAGGGTGGCCACGTTATATTGGGCGGCGCAGGATGAACAAACAACAATAACTTTTTGTCCGTCTGGCATAGATTATTCCTCCGGATAAGCCATTGGGCTTATCGCATTGGCGTCTTTGTTATTTTTTTCACCGGTCTTGATAATAAAAATCGGGCAGAACGGGCAGATTTCCGGGCTGCAGCCTTTATGATTCTTGACCACCTGCCAGCAATGTTTGCGGATATTGCCGTAGGCCGGGCATTTGGGGCGCCGGCAGCGCTTAATCTCCCAGCAGCCGGCCCGCAGGTAGAACTCCTTCAGGCCGCTGATGGTCATCCGCCGCTCGGTCAGGTAATACCTGATGTCCTTGACAAATCCCACCTCGCAGCCGGTGTACATCCGGCGGTTGTTGATTTTCTTGGGCCTGATTAATCCCTGTTTTTCGTATTCCCGGAGCATGCGAATCGGCGTGCCGGTTAACTGCGCCACCACCGCGATACTGAAAGCCGGTATGTTGTCAGCCACTTTCATAATAATTATCCAGCCATATTTTTGTAATATTGTCAAGTAAAATAATCGCATCTGAATTTATAGTCCAGTTTACTTGATTCCCGCTGCTAAATAAGATATACACATTTTTATGGATAAATGTAATATTGACCGGGCGGTTTCCTCGACCATCAGGATTGACAAGCTGACCATGCTGCTGCAGGTCAGCAGCGCCCTGATGCGGGAAAAGGACATCGACCGCCTGCTTAAGCTGATAATCGAAAACGCCACGGTCATCCTGGGCGCCGAACGCAGTTCCATCTTCCTGATGGATTACGATACCAACGAGCTCTATACCAAAGTGGCCCAGCTGAAAGAGGCCTCGGAAATCAGGTTCCCGGCCGACAAGGGCATCGCCGGTTACGCGGTCAAGAATTCCTCGCTGGTCAATATCCCGGACGCCTACAAGGATGCGCGTTTTAATCCGGCCGTGGACAAGCAGACCGGATTCAAAACCCGGAACATCCTGACCGCCCCAATGCTCAACCACAAGAACGAAACGGTCGGGGTCTTGCAGGTGCTGAATAAAAGGCGGGGCGTTTTCCTGGCCGAAGACGAGGCGCTGATAATGGCCTTGGCCGCCCAGGCCGCGGTAGCCGTGGAAAACGCCCAGTTATACCAGGAACAGGAACTGACCCTGAAGAGTTTCCTCAAGACCATGGGCTCGGCCATCGATGCCCGGGACCCGACCACGGCCGGCCACTCGGAACGGGTAGCCCGCTTTGCCATCAACCTGGGCAAGGCTTTGGGCTTTAACGAAACCGAATTGAAGATGCTGGACTATTCCGCGGCCCTGCACGACGTGGGCAAGATCGGCGTGCCGGACCGGGTGCTGCTTAAACCCGACAAGCTCACGCCCGAGGAATTCGACGAGATGAAGCGCCATGCCAGCCGGACCAAGGAAATACTGGATAACATGTTCTTTGCCCGGGAACTCCGCGAGATTCCCCACATCGCCTCGACCCATCACGAGAAACTGGACGGTTCCGGTTATCCCTCTGGCCTGAAGTCGGAACAGATGACCGTCTCGGCCAAGATTCTGGCCATTGCCGACGTCTATGACGCCCTGGTGGCCCAGGACCGGCCGTATAAAAAGGCCATGACTCACGAACAGGCCATTGCCATACTGGAACAGGGCCGGGACGCCAAATTCGACGGCAAGCTCCTGGACCTGTTCAAGGAAAAGAAACTCTACCTGATTGAACGGCGTCGATTGCCCAGGTTTGCCGTTAAACTTCCCTTTGAATACCGGCCGGTAAAGACCGCCGGGATTGACAAACTCACGGCCGAGACCGTCAATATCAGCGCCACCGGCCTGTTGCTGGGCAGCCGGAAATTATTGCCGCTGGGCGCCGAACTGGAGATATTCATGCGCCTGGCGGAACGGGATTATCATTTCATCGGCAAGGTGGTCCGGTCCGAGCAGAAATTCGCCATGCAGGTATATTATATGGGCGTGGCATTCTTCGGCATAACCGAACCCGAACAGAATGACTTATCCGCGGTCCTGGCACAGTATAAGAAAGTATAAAAAGGCAACCACGCACTAAGCGAAGCGTGACCACGGAGTGAATTAACACTAATACACACGAAAAATACTCGGGTAAAATAAATCCCCAATTATTGGTGTTCATTCGTGTCTATTCGTGGTTACGAAGTTTTCCTGATTAGGTAATATATGCATAATATCGTCGCAATCGTCGGCCGGCCCAATGTCGGCAAATCCACTCTCTTTAACGCCCTGACCCGGCGCCGGGTGGCCATCGTGGACGCCATTGCCGGCACCACCCGGGACCGCATCTCGGCCGAGGTCACCCGGAATAATCTCACCGTGGAATTGATTGACACGGGCGGATTCGAACCCAACTCGCAACAGGCGCTCTGGGCCGAGATTCGCCAGCAGATAAATGCCGCCCTGGATTCCGCCGACCTGATTATCTTCCTGGCCGATATCCGGACCGGAGTGACCGACCTGGACCTGGAAATCAGCAAGACCCTGCACCGCCAGACCAAGCCCGTGTTCCTGTGCATCAACAAGGCCGATACCATGCAATTGGAGGCCAGGCTCGGGGAATTCCGCAAGCTCGGTTGGGGCGAACCCCTGGCCGTCTCAGCCCTGCAGAAACGGGGCCTGGACGAGCTCTGGGAAAAACTAAGGGGTTATACGCCTGAAACGCCCAAAGTTTACACTGATGGCGCCGAGGCGCCAGAATGTGCAAGACCCGCGCCGCACGACGCCTTGAAAATCGCCATTGCCGGCAAGCGCAACGTGGGCAAATCCACCCTGGTCAATAACCTGGCCCAGGAGGAACGCACCATTGTCAGCCCGATTCCCGGCACCACCCGGGACGCTATTGACGTCCTGTTCGAAAAGGACGGACAGAAATTTATCGCCATCGACACAGCCGGCGTCCTGAAAAAGAAGAAACTCAAAGATGCGGTGGAAATCTACAGCCAGCAACGGACCGACTCGGCCATCCAGCGGGCCGACGTGGTGCTCTTTATGCTGGACGCCCGCGATAAAATCTCAGAGGTGGATAAGAAAATCGCCCATTCCATCGTGGAAAATTACAAGCCCTGCATTATCGCGGTCAATAAATGGGACCTGGTAAAAGACCGGAAATCAGGCGAATACCAGGAATACCTGGACGGGGTGCTGCCGGCGCTGTCGTTCGCGCCGATTGTCTTCATCTCGGCCAAGACCGGATTTAATGTTGACTCCATCGTCCAGATGAGCCGGGAACTCTACCAACAGGCCGGCATAAAAATCCCGACTCCGGGCCTGAACAAGGTGGCCGAGAAGATAAAGTCGCTTCTGCCGGTGGCGCACCGGGGCGCCCCGATTCCCAAGATATACTATGTGGCCCAGACCGGCTCATTCCCGCCCACTATTACCCTGATGATAAACAACAGCGCCCTGTTCAGCAAGCAGGCTATCCGCTATATCCAGCAGCAATTGCGCAAGGAACTATCCATCAGCGAAGTGCCGATCAAGGTCCTGCTCAAGAATAAGAGCCGGAAAAAATAGCCGGTTCAGCCACCCATTTTTATTCAATGTCAGCAGGATTGAATTTAATAGACATGTCTTGAGCGTCTCTGTTATAATAAATTACATATTATGCTTATCCCGATTATTGAATCGCTCCGGCCCAAGCAATGGCTGAAGAACCTGTTCGTCTTTGCCGCCCTGGCCTTCTCGCGTAATTTCACCGAGATGCCTTTGCTGCTGAAAACCCTGGAGGCCTCCGTAGTCTTCTGCCTGTTAAGCAGCGCCTGCTATATCATCAACGACATTCTGGATGCCAAGGCTGACCGGCTTCACCCCATCAAGTCCCGGCGCCCGATTGCCTCAGGCCGGCTGCCCATCCTGCCCGCCCTGATTGTGGCCACCATATTATTGGCCGTCTCGCTGGGCTGGGCCGCAAAATTATCCCTGCCCATCAATAACCAGACCGGTCTGCCGTTCTTCCATATCGTCATGGCGTATGCGCTATTGCAGATATTGTATTCGCTGGCCCTGAAGAAAGTCATCATCCTGGATGCGCTGGTGATTGCCACCGGATTCGTCCTGCGGATGGTGGCCGGGGCTGTAGCTATCAATATCGCCATCTCCAGCTGGCTCTATATCTGCACCATTTCGCTGTCACTGTTCATCGCCTTCTCCAAGCGCCGGGCTGAGATGACCGTAATGGAGACACCTGAAAGCCACCGTCCGGTCTTGGGTGAGTATTCGCCCTATCTGTTGGACCAGATGATTTCGTCCTTGACTGCCTCAACCATTATGGCCTATACGCTCTATACCCTGGCCGAGGAGACGGTCGCCAAACTCGGCTCCCAAAATATGCTCCTGACCATCCCCTTTGTAGTCTACGGAATCTTCCGGTATCTGTATTTAGTACATCATAAGCAGCAAGGAGGAGAACCAGAGAATATCATCCTGGCGGACAAGCCTCTGCTGATTGATATATTAGCGTGGGTAACGGTGGTGATAATAATTTTGTATTAGCCACTAAGGCACAAAACCAATAAAGCAATAAAGAGTAAATGATATCTTGTTCCTAGTGACTTCGTGTCTTTGTGGCAAAGCATTTATGCGTTCTAAAATAGCAGTTCTTAAGACCACGCCAGCCACGGTGCTGGATGATTACCGGAAACTGATGCGCCTGGCGGACTACAAAAACACCCTGTCACCGGACCAGGACACGATTATCAAACTCAATCTCTCCTGGACCCGTTATTTCCCGGCCTGTTCCTCGCAACCCTGGCAACTGGCTGGCGTGGTCCAGACCCTGCTGGCGGACGGCTTTGCCCGCGAGCGCCTGTTCCCGCTGGAGAATAAGACCGTGGTAACCGACCCGATTAAGGGCGCGCAGAATAACCGCTGGCTACCAGTACTGGATAAATACAACCTGGCCTTCACGCCGTTGACGGAGGTTAAGTGGGTCAAATACCAGTTCAAACATAATCTCCTGATGCTGGATAAGATATTCCCGGATGGCATTGAGATTCCGGAGATGTTTATCGGGAAGAACATCATCCATCTGCCGACCGTCAAGACGCACGGGCATACGGTCACGACCGGCGCTATCAAGAACTCCTTCGGCGGCCTGCTGAAAGAGGCGCGCCACTATGCCCACAAACATATCCATGAGGTGCTGGTGGATTTGATGATAATGCAGCAGGAACTGCATCCCGGTATATTCAGCGTGATGGACGGCACGGTCTGCGGAGACGGGGCCGGTCCGCGCACCATGGTGCCGGTCATCAAGGACTACATCCTGGCCGGCGCTGATTCGGTGGCGCTGGATGCCGTGGCCGCTAAGATGATGGGCTTTGACCCGCTCAAGATAGATTACCTCCGAATCTGCAACGAGATGGGACTGGGCAATGCCGAGATGAAGAACATCGAGATAGTCGGCGCGGATATCTCTGGCGTGGATTTCGGATTCCGGACCAGGAAGAGTTTGGTCATCTGGGGCGACCAGCTGCTGCGCCAGGGCGGGCTAAAGACCATCGGCAAGATTGCTTTGCATCCGGCGCTGATGGGCTGGGCGCCGCTGGCCTCTAATCTCTATCACGATTTCCTCTGGTATCCGCTGATAGGTAAACACAGAATCAGTAAATTTATGGAAACGGAATGGGGGAAACTGTTCCGGGAATATTAGCCACAGAGATTAGCCACCAAGTCACGAAGGCACGAAAAGGAAAAACAAACCCGTGCGAACTTAGTGTCTTCATGGCAGGAATTACGATGTCTTCTTGGGGTGAATAACCTCAGTCATTAAATGTGGCTGGAATATCTTGGAAAACCCCAGGTATGAACCGATGCCTAACACGACCAGGCCGAGGACCCGGACGGTCTCCCACAAAAGATTCGGCGCCGGAGGCAGATACCTGAATCCCAGGTAACACACCATGCCCATCAGCAAACTGCAGAAGAGCGGCAGAATCAGGCTTTTCATAAACGCGCTTAATATTCCACCGGCTTCCGGAGCAATCGTCCGGCTTTTCCGCCCCAGGATATAAAGCAGTATCACCAGATTCAGGATGGATGAAACCGTGGTGGCCAGGGCGATGCCGCTTTCCCTGAACGGGAAGACCAGAATGATATTGAGAATGAAGTTGGTGATAACCATATAAATCCCGACCTTGACCGGCGTGACCATATCCTTCAGGGAATAGAAGGCCCGGTTGGTAATCTGGACCGCGCCATAAGACCAGATGCCGATGGAGTAGAATATCAGGACAAAGGTGGTCCGGGACACCGCGTCCAAGGAAAAGGACTTGATATGAAACAACGCGGACGGCAGCGAATAAAAAGACCAGTGGATAACCGGCTCGGCCAGGACCATCAGGCCGACTGAAGCCGGAAACCCCACGAACAGGGCAATCCTGAGCGCCTTGTTCAGCTCCTTGAACATCCCGCTGATGTCGTTCCTGGCCACATACTCGGCCAGGAACGGAAAGACCGCGGTGGCCAGCGAGATGCCGATTAAGGCAAAGGGGAATTGCATCAGCCGGTTGCCGTAATAGAGCGCCGAAACCGCGCCTTTTTCCGGAATCAGCGCGTAAGCAATCAGGTTATCTATAAAAAGGTTGACCTGGAACACCGCCAGACCGATTACGACCGGTCCCATCAGGCGCAGGATTTCCTTTAGGCCCGGATGCCGGAAATCTACGGCCGGCCGGTAGATGATATTACGCTTGAACAGCGGCGGCAGTTGAATCAACACCTCAAGGATGCCGCCGGCCAGGATAGCCCAGGCAATAATCGCCACCTTATTCTCATCGCTGGTATTGATCTGCCCGGCTATGATAAACCCGCCGATCCAGCAGATATTCAGGACCACCGAGGCCAGGGCCGGCATCAGGAAGTGCTTGAACGAATTCAGGACAGCCTGGAGCAGCGCCACCAGGCAGATCAGCGGCATATAGGGAATCATTATGCGCAGTAATTTCAGGAATACCGGTGAAAATACCTTGGTCGGCTGAACCAGCGAAGGCGTGATAAACGGGATAACAAAGGTGGTTAATATGACCAGCCCGGCAATCAGGGCCAGGAACCCGAAGAGCATGGTGATAATAACATTGATCAACCGCACTACCTCGGAAAACGGTTTTTGGTTGATGTAGGATGACAGGGTGGGTATGAACGCGGCCGAGAGCGCGCCCTCGCCAAACAGCCGGCGGAAGAGATTGGGAATCTGGAAAGCAAAGATGAAGGCGTCCCAGACCGGGCCGAAGAAGCCGGTGCAGAGCACATCGCGCAGGAATCCCAGAATCCGGCTCAACAGGATACAGGCGCTGATAAGACCGGCCGAACCAAGAATGCTCTTTTTCATATTATAATGCCCTTTTATATTATCGGACAGGGGCAGTGCCAGATTAAACTAATTTAATCTTATACACAATAAAATAACTTGACTAAAACCGCGGGGATATTAATAATAATCGTCAATTAACTTCGCATCATGATTAGATAAGGAGCCAAAATATGAATAAGGTTATAAAAATGGGTTTTGTATTGTTTTTAGGGTTATTGATTACCGGCTGCGCCATGCCCGCGGGGGGAATGATGAAGGAGCGGGTTTCGTCATATAACACCGATAGTACACAAGTGGTTTATTCCAATCAGGTCAGCCAGGAATTTATTGACGGGGTCGGGGATATGGCCTTGGGCCTGCTGACCTCAGACGCCATTGCCAAGGCGTCAACACCGCCGTTAATCGTCATCAGGCCGCTGGAAACCGAAGGCGAGGTGCCTTTTGACACCGCGAAATATGCGGAAGCCGAACGGAGCCTGTTAATCGGCAAGGCCGGAGACAAGGTCAGATTTATCGATAAAGAGACGACCGTGGAGGCGAATTATTATCTGTACGGGGTGATTTCCATAGCCGCAGCCGCCACCCCGCCATCCAATACCCCCGGCAGGAGACGATACTCGACTCAATCCGCCACAAATTATTTACAGCAAGCAGCTAAGAGCAACCAAGAAACGACGAGCGACAATAGGGCGTATAAGTTTACCATGATGCTGGTTGACCCGCATGCCAATGCCACGCTTTGGAAGGATGAATGCGGTTTCACGCCAACAGAAATGCCGCAAACCTCTCCCAAGAAGAAGCGTTCCAAATAATACTCCTATCTTAACAGGCGCAGGGAGTTAGCGATAACCAGGAGCGAGGAAAGCTGGTGCGCCACCGCGCCCCAGATCATATTGTGCTGGTGCTGGACGAACCAGGTCACCACGACCATCATTACGATATTATATAAAATAGAAAAGGAGAAGTTCTGCCTGATGACGCCCAGGACCCGGCGGGACAGCGCAATGGCCTGCGGGATTTTGGACAGGTCATCGCTCATCAGCGAGACGTCCGCCGCTTCAATGGCCACGTCAGAGCCGAAGGCGCCCATGGCCAAGCCGACATCCGCGGCGGCCAGGGCCGGGGCGTCATTGACCCCGTCGCCCACCATCCCGACCTTAAAACCCTGGGCCTTGAGTTCCTTGAGTTTGTTGACCTTGTCTTCGGGCAGCATACCGGCATAGAATTCCGGAGCGCCCACCTGTTGGGCAACGGCGGACGCCACCCGTAGGTTATCGCCGGTAATGATGGCTATCTTTTTTATCCCGGCCTGTTTTAGTTTCTGTATGGCTTCCGGCGCCTGGGACTTGAGGGTGTCGGTCACGCCGATAATGCCGACGATGTTTTTATCGCGCACTACTACTAAGGTGGTCTTGCCCTGGCCCTCCAGGCGAGCGATTGTCTCATTCACGGCCGGTGTAATATTAATCTTTTCTTCACTAATCAGCCGGCTGTTGCCGACTATGATGATTTTATCCCGGCAGGTTGCCTTGATACCCGAGCCCTTGAATATTTCGCAGGTCTCGGGCTCCGGAACCGGTATTTTAAATTCCGCTGCTTTATTCAACACAGCC
The genomic region above belongs to Planctomycetota bacterium and contains:
- the murJ gene encoding murein biosynthesis integral membrane protein MurJ; this encodes MKKSILGSAGLISACILLSRILGFLRDVLCTGFFGPVWDAFIFAFQIPNLFRRLFGEGALSAAFIPTLSSYINQKPFSEVVRLINVIITMLFGFLALIAGLVILTTFVIPFITPSLVQPTKVFSPVFLKLLRIMIPYMPLICLVALLQAVLNSFKHFLMPALASVVLNICWIGGFIIAGQINTSDENKVAIIAWAILAGGILEVLIQLPPLFKRNIIYRPAVDFRHPGLKEILRLMGPVVIGLAVFQVNLFIDNLIAYALIPEKGAVSALYYGNRLMQFPFALIGISLATAVFPFLAEYVARNDISGMFKELNKALRIALFVGFPASVGLMVLAEPVIHWSFYSLPSALFHIKSFSLDAVSRTTFVLIFYSIGIWSYGAVQITNRAFYSLKDMVTPVKVGIYMVITNFILNIILVFPFRESGIALATTVSSILNLVILLYILGRKSRTIAPEAGGILSAFMKSLILPLFCSLLMGMVCYLGFRYLPPAPNLLWETVRVLGLVVLGIGSYLGFSKIFQPHLMTEVIHPKKTS
- a CDS encoding decaprenyl-phosphate phosphoribosyltransferase, with product MLIPIIESLRPKQWLKNLFVFAALAFSRNFTEMPLLLKTLEASVVFCLLSSACYIINDILDAKADRLHPIKSRRPIASGRLPILPALIVATILLAVSLGWAAKLSLPINNQTGLPFFHIVMAYALLQILYSLALKKVIILDALVIATGFVLRMVAGAVAINIAISSWLYICTISLSLFIAFSKRRAEMTVMETPESHRPVLGEYSPYLLDQMISSLTASTIMAYTLYTLAEETVAKLGSQNMLLTIPFVVYGIFRYLYLVHHKQQGGEPENIILADKPLLIDILAWVTVVIIILY
- the der gene encoding ribosome biogenesis GTPase Der; the protein is MHNIVAIVGRPNVGKSTLFNALTRRRVAIVDAIAGTTRDRISAEVTRNNLTVELIDTGGFEPNSQQALWAEIRQQINAALDSADLIIFLADIRTGVTDLDLEISKTLHRQTKPVFLCINKADTMQLEARLGEFRKLGWGEPLAVSALQKRGLDELWEKLRGYTPETPKVYTDGAEAPECARPAPHDALKIAIAGKRNVGKSTLVNNLAQEERTIVSPIPGTTRDAIDVLFEKDGQKFIAIDTAGVLKKKKLKDAVEIYSQQRTDSAIQRADVVLFMLDARDKISEVDKKIAHSIVENYKPCIIAVNKWDLVKDRKSGEYQEYLDGVLPALSFAPIVFISAKTGFNVDSIVQMSRELYQQAGIKIPTPGLNKVAEKIKSLLPVAHRGAPIPKIYYVAQTGSFPPTITLMINNSALFSKQAIRYIQQQLRKELSISEVPIKVLLKNKSRKK
- a CDS encoding DUF362 domain-containing protein, producing MRSKIAVLKTTPATVLDDYRKLMRLADYKNTLSPDQDTIIKLNLSWTRYFPACSSQPWQLAGVVQTLLADGFARERLFPLENKTVVTDPIKGAQNNRWLPVLDKYNLAFTPLTEVKWVKYQFKHNLLMLDKIFPDGIEIPEMFIGKNIIHLPTVKTHGHTVTTGAIKNSFGGLLKEARHYAHKHIHEVLVDLMIMQQELHPGIFSVMDGTVCGDGAGPRTMVPVIKDYILAGADSVALDAVAAKMMGFDPLKIDYLRICNEMGLGNAEMKNIEIVGADISGVDFGFRTRKSLVIWGDQLLRQGGLKTIGKIALHPALMGWAPLASNLYHDFLWYPLIGKHRISKFMETEWGKLFREY
- a CDS encoding HD domain-containing protein, coding for MDKCNIDRAVSSTIRIDKLTMLLQVSSALMREKDIDRLLKLIIENATVILGAERSSIFLMDYDTNELYTKVAQLKEASEIRFPADKGIAGYAVKNSSLVNIPDAYKDARFNPAVDKQTGFKTRNILTAPMLNHKNETVGVLQVLNKRRGVFLAEDEALIMALAAQAAVAVENAQLYQEQELTLKSFLKTMGSAIDARDPTTAGHSERVARFAINLGKALGFNETELKMLDYSAALHDVGKIGVPDRVLLKPDKLTPEEFDEMKRHASRTKEILDNMFFARELREIPHIASTHHEKLDGSGYPSGLKSEQMTVSAKILAIADVYDALVAQDRPYKKAMTHEQAIAILEQGRDAKFDGKLLDLFKEKKLYLIERRRLPRFAVKLPFEYRPVKTAGIDKLTAETVNISATGLLLGSRKLLPLGAELEIFMRLAERDYHFIGKVVRSEQKFAMQVYYMGVAFFGITEPEQNDLSAVLAQYKKV
- a CDS encoding MerR family transcriptional regulator; the protein is MKVADNIPAFSIAVVAQLTGTPIRMLREYEKQGLIRPKKINNRRMYTGCEVGFVKDIRYYLTERRMTISGLKEFYLRAGCWEIKRCRRPKCPAYGNIRKHCWQVVKNHKGCSPEICPFCPIFIIKTGEKNNKDANAISPMAYPEE